A section of the Sphingomonas ginsenosidivorax genome encodes:
- a CDS encoding LLM class flavin-dependent oxidoreductase, translating into MTHYSLLDLVPVVEGGTVSQSLANAADLAAHAESLGFTRYWVAEHHGMTGIASAATAVVIGHIAAATKTIRVGSGGIMLPNHAPLVIAEQFGTLDALFPGRIDLGLGRAPGSDQRVARAMRRTLETDANAFPQDVLELQSYFADDGQTGITATPGAGANVDMWILGSSTFGAQLAAAFGLPYAFASHFAPDSLDAALAIYRRDFKPSARLAKPHVMAGLNVFAADTDDEAELLASSQQQSFVALRTGNPRQMPPPVPGYRASLGAQGAAILDHVLQCSAVGGPAKVAREIAAFVARTGVDEVMVASAIYDHEARKRSLAITAEVMGELRVAA; encoded by the coding sequence ATGACCCACTATTCACTCCTCGATCTCGTTCCCGTCGTCGAAGGCGGCACCGTGTCCCAGTCGCTGGCGAACGCCGCCGACCTTGCCGCGCATGCCGAGAGCCTCGGCTTCACCCGCTACTGGGTCGCCGAGCATCACGGCATGACGGGGATCGCGTCAGCGGCAACCGCGGTGGTGATCGGCCACATCGCCGCCGCCACGAAGACGATTCGCGTCGGGTCCGGCGGGATCATGCTGCCCAACCATGCGCCGCTGGTGATCGCCGAGCAGTTCGGGACGCTCGACGCGCTGTTCCCCGGGCGGATCGACCTGGGCCTCGGCCGTGCGCCGGGATCGGACCAGCGTGTCGCGCGCGCGATGCGCCGCACGCTCGAGACCGATGCCAACGCCTTCCCACAGGACGTGCTGGAGCTGCAGAGCTATTTTGCCGACGACGGCCAGACCGGGATCACCGCGACGCCGGGTGCGGGCGCCAATGTCGACATGTGGATCCTGGGATCGAGCACGTTCGGCGCACAACTCGCGGCGGCCTTCGGGCTTCCCTATGCGTTCGCCTCGCACTTCGCCCCCGATTCGCTCGATGCCGCGCTCGCGATCTACCGTCGCGATTTCAAGCCGTCGGCGCGGCTGGCGAAGCCGCACGTGATGGCGGGGCTGAACGTGTTCGCCGCGGACACCGACGACGAGGCGGAGCTGCTCGCGAGTTCGCAGCAGCAGTCGTTCGTCGCGCTGCGCACCGGCAACCCGCGGCAGATGCCGCCACCGGTTCCGGGGTACCGCGCATCGCTGGGCGCGCAGGGCGCCGCGATCCTCGACCATGTGCTGCAATGTTCGGCGGTCGGCGGCCCGGCCAAGGTCGCGCGCGAGATCGCGGCGTTCGTCGCGCGGACCGGGGTGGACGAGGTCATGGTCGCGAGTGCGATCTATGATCATGAGGCACGCAAGCGGAGCCTGGCGATCACCGCCGAGGTGATGGGCGAGTTGAGGGTGGCGGCCTGA
- the dapD gene encoding 2,3,4,5-tetrahydropyridine-2,6-dicarboxylate N-succinyltransferase, whose product MTQLQTIIDQAWEERATLGLDTKGEVRDAVETALGMLDAGTARVAEPTATGWQVNQWLKKAVLLSFRLNDNVLVDGGSAGAPAFDKVPSKFAGWGEAEFRSAGIRVVPGAVARRGSFIAKGAILMPSFVNIGAYVGEGSMIDAWATVGSCAQIGAGVHISGGAGIGGVLEPLQADPVIIGDGAFIGARSEVAEGVRVGEGAVLSMGVYLGASTKIIDRATGEVFKGEVPPYAVVVPGSTGGDLGLYCAVIVKRVDAQTRSKTSINDLLRD is encoded by the coding sequence ATGACCCAGTTGCAGACGATTATCGACCAGGCGTGGGAAGAGCGCGCGACGCTCGGCCTGGATACCAAGGGCGAGGTCCGCGATGCGGTCGAGACCGCGCTCGGGATGCTCGACGCCGGCACCGCGCGCGTCGCCGAACCGACCGCGACCGGCTGGCAGGTCAACCAGTGGCTGAAGAAGGCCGTGCTGCTCTCGTTCCGCCTCAACGACAACGTGCTGGTCGACGGCGGCTCGGCCGGCGCGCCGGCGTTCGACAAGGTACCCTCGAAGTTCGCGGGCTGGGGCGAGGCCGAGTTCCGCTCGGCCGGCATCCGCGTCGTGCCCGGCGCGGTCGCGCGCCGTGGCAGCTTCATCGCCAAGGGCGCGATCCTGATGCCGAGCTTCGTCAATATCGGCGCCTATGTCGGTGAAGGCTCGATGATCGATGCCTGGGCGACGGTCGGCTCCTGCGCGCAGATCGGTGCGGGCGTGCACATCTCGGGCGGCGCCGGCATCGGCGGCGTGCTCGAACCGCTCCAGGCGGACCCGGTCATCATCGGCGACGGCGCGTTCATCGGCGCGCGCTCCGAGGTGGCGGAGGGCGTTCGCGTCGGCGAGGGCGCGGTGCTGTCGATGGGCGTCTATCTCGGCGCCTCGACCAAGATCATCGACCGCGCGACCGGCGAAGTCTTCAAGGGCGAGGTGCCTCCCTATGCGGTGGTCGTGCCCGGCAGCACCGGGGGCGATCTCGGCCTCTACTGCGCGGTCATCGTCAAGCGCGTCGACGCGCAGACGCGGTCCAAGACCAGCATCAACGACCTTCTCCGCGATTGA
- a CDS encoding DsbA family protein — protein MSKWTLPAIAVAGAAIGGLAVWGYDRQAAPGGLARAQVEGIVHDYVLAHGELLPQAMQKLQERESGTAVAANRPAIVTPFGSAWTGNPKGDVTLVEYFDYNCGYCRASLPTIAKLVAADPNLRVVFRDLPILSPQSRTAARASLAAAQQGKFGAFHDALYAAGPVSEATIARASATAGVDTGGAAGFAATADAEIGKNMETAAKLGVTGTPAWVVGDRVLSGALPIEELQKAIAAARAG, from the coding sequence ATGAGCAAATGGACATTGCCGGCCATCGCGGTCGCCGGCGCCGCGATCGGCGGCCTCGCCGTCTGGGGCTATGATCGTCAGGCTGCGCCCGGCGGGCTGGCGCGCGCGCAGGTCGAGGGCATCGTCCATGACTATGTGCTGGCGCATGGCGAGCTGCTGCCCCAGGCGATGCAGAAGCTGCAGGAGCGCGAATCGGGTACGGCCGTCGCTGCCAACCGACCGGCGATCGTCACGCCGTTCGGCAGCGCCTGGACCGGCAACCCCAAGGGGGACGTCACCCTGGTCGAATATTTCGACTATAATTGCGGCTATTGCCGCGCCAGCCTGCCGACGATCGCCAAGCTGGTCGCCGCCGATCCCAATCTGCGCGTCGTGTTCCGCGACCTGCCCATCCTGAGCCCGCAGAGCCGCACCGCGGCGCGGGCGAGCCTGGCTGCGGCGCAGCAGGGCAAGTTCGGGGCGTTCCACGACGCGCTCTATGCGGCGGGGCCGGTGAGCGAGGCCACGATCGCGCGTGCCAGCGCGACCGCGGGGGTCGATACGGGCGGCGCGGCGGGGTTCGCGGCGACCGCCGACGCCGAGATCGGCAAGAACATGGAGACCGCGGCGAAACTCGGCGTCACCGGCACGCCGGCCTGGGTCGTCGGCGACCGCGTCCTCTCGGGCGCGCTGCCGATCGAGGAACTGCAAAAGGCGATCGCGGCGGCGCGGGCCGGGTAG
- a CDS encoding pyrimidine 5'-nucleotidase, with protein MLERLAPIRNWIFDLDNTLYPASANLFDQVDQRMTGFIQDLLGVDWDEAHRVQKAYFHGHGTTLSGLMTEHQVDPHAFLAHVHDIEMDVLEHDAPLVAAIAKLPGRKLVFTNGDTPYATRILERLGLAASFEAIHDIHAMGLVPKPHASAYAGFCETFGIDPIESLFVDDMSRNLAPAKAIGMTTVWVDNGSEQAPADVDHDHIDFTVPALTPWLEAILER; from the coding sequence ATGCTCGAGCGCCTTGCCCCGATCCGCAACTGGATCTTCGACCTCGACAACACGCTGTACCCCGCGTCCGCCAATCTGTTCGATCAGGTCGACCAGCGGATGACCGGTTTCATCCAGGACCTGCTGGGTGTCGACTGGGATGAGGCGCACCGCGTGCAAAAGGCGTATTTCCATGGCCACGGCACCACGCTGTCGGGGCTGATGACCGAGCATCAGGTCGACCCGCACGCGTTCCTCGCGCATGTCCATGACATCGAGATGGACGTGCTCGAACACGACGCACCGCTCGTCGCCGCGATCGCCAAGCTGCCGGGCCGCAAGCTGGTCTTCACCAACGGCGACACCCCCTATGCGACGCGGATCCTCGAGCGGCTCGGGCTCGCCGCCAGTTTCGAGGCGATCCACGACATCCATGCGATGGGACTGGTGCCCAAGCCGCATGCCTCGGCCTATGCGGGGTTTTGCGAGACGTTCGGGATCGACCCGATCGAATCGCTGTTCGTCGACGACATGTCGCGCAACCTTGCGCCTGCCAAGGCGATCGGCATGACCACCGTCTGGGTCGACAACGGCTCCGAACAGGCGCCGGCCGATGTCGACCACGACCATATCGATTTCACCGTGCCCGCGCTGACGCCGTGGCTCGAAGCCATCCTGGAGAGATGA
- a CDS encoding ABC transporter permease, which produces MNTHGIWAIYRFEMARALRTLWQSLVTPVLTTSLYFIVFGGAIGSRMQEVGGVGYGSFIVPGLIMLSLLTQSISNASIGIYFPKFTGTIYELLSAPISAMEMVIGYVGAATTKSVILGLIILATAAFFVPLRIEHPFAMVAFLILTSVAFSLFGFIIGVWAQGFEQLNFVPALLITPLTFLGGAFYSIDMLPQPWRTVSLFNPVVYLISGFRWSFFGVGDVAVGISLAVTAAFLAACLVVIAVIFRTGWRMKS; this is translated from the coding sequence ATGAACACCCATGGTATCTGGGCGATCTACCGCTTCGAGATGGCGCGCGCGCTGCGCACCCTGTGGCAGAGCCTCGTCACGCCGGTGCTGACCACCAGCCTGTATTTCATCGTCTTCGGCGGCGCGATCGGCAGCCGGATGCAGGAGGTCGGCGGGGTCGGCTATGGCAGCTTCATCGTGCCGGGGCTGATCATGCTGTCGCTGCTGACGCAGAGCATCAGCAACGCCTCGATCGGGATCTACTTCCCCAAGTTCACCGGCACGATCTACGAGCTGCTGAGCGCCCCCATATCGGCGATGGAGATGGTGATCGGCTATGTCGGCGCGGCGACCACCAAGTCGGTGATCCTGGGGCTGATCATCCTCGCCACCGCGGCGTTCTTCGTGCCGCTCCGGATCGAGCATCCGTTCGCGATGGTGGCGTTCCTGATCCTCACCTCGGTCGCGTTCAGCCTGTTCGGGTTCATCATCGGCGTCTGGGCGCAGGGGTTCGAGCAGCTGAACTTCGTGCCGGCGCTGTTGATCACGCCGCTGACCTTCCTCGGCGGCGCTTTCTACTCGATCGACATGCTGCCGCAGCCGTGGCGGACGGTCAGCCTGTTCAACCCGGTCGTGTATCTGATCAGCGGGTTTCGCTGGAGCTTCTTCGGCGTCGGCGACGTGGCGGTGGGCATCAGCCTTGCGGTGACGGCGGCGTTCCTGGCGGCGTGCCTGGTCGTGATCGCGGTGATCTTCCGGACCGGCTGGCGGATGAAGAGCTGA
- a CDS encoding CPBP family intramembrane glutamic endopeptidase produces MPLILLLSALAAIAWFLKGDLGEYRRFKTLSDTASRQRRYRLWIAKAALAFALPALIGLAMLGRLNALATLPPEFAAARALLPDFTGGPGALLTGMLGGAAVGGLVVGILAATRRKRAPVTPLGDVDSLIPRNRAEMVHAAMLSVAAGITEELAFRLYLPLLIALVTGSALLAFALATLIFAAMHLYQGWKGVAATMVVGLVMAAIYLMTGALWLAMLQHALIDLNGLVVRPWLSSSSASRSGRSPRSRPGTPPGTPPSPQG; encoded by the coding sequence ATGCCCCTCATCCTCCTCCTCTCCGCGCTCGCCGCCATCGCCTGGTTCCTCAAGGGCGATCTCGGCGAATATCGCCGCTTCAAGACGCTCTCCGACACCGCATCGCGCCAACGCCGCTACCGCCTCTGGATAGCCAAGGCCGCACTCGCCTTCGCGCTACCGGCACTGATCGGTCTGGCGATGCTCGGTCGCCTAAATGCGCTGGCCACCCTGCCACCCGAGTTCGCCGCGGCCCGCGCGCTGCTCCCAGATTTCACCGGCGGCCCGGGCGCTCTCCTGACCGGCATGCTCGGCGGCGCAGCGGTCGGCGGGCTCGTCGTCGGTATCTTAGCCGCCACGCGCCGCAAGCGCGCTCCGGTCACCCCGCTCGGCGACGTCGATAGTTTAATCCCGCGCAACCGCGCGGAAATGGTGCACGCCGCGATGCTGTCGGTCGCCGCGGGCATCACCGAGGAACTTGCCTTCCGGCTCTACCTGCCGCTGCTGATCGCGCTCGTCACCGGCAGCGCGCTGCTCGCCTTCGCCTTGGCCACGCTGATCTTCGCCGCGATGCACCTCTACCAGGGGTGGAAGGGCGTCGCGGCGACGATGGTCGTCGGGCTGGTGATGGCGGCCATCTACCTGATGACGGGCGCGCTGTGGCTGGCGATGCTGCAGCACGCGCTCATCGACCTGAACGGCCTCGTCGTGCGCCCGTGGCTCAGCTCTTCATCCGCCAGCCGGTCCGGAAGATCACCGCGATCACGACCAGGCACGCCGCCAGGAACGCCGCCGTCACCGCAAGGCTGA
- a CDS encoding ABC transporter ATP-binding protein produces MTETILSVAGVTKTYKSGTTALHPVDLDIRRGEIFALLGPNGAGKTTLISIICGIVTPSAGTITVAGHDAIHDFKQARRRIGLVPQELNVDMFETVLATVTFSRRLFGRSGHSAYIEQVLRDLSLWDKRDAKIMALSGGMKRRVLIAKALAHEPEILFLDEPTAGVDVALRRDMWKLVHRLREGGTTIILTTHYIEEAEEMADRVGVIDKGRLLLVDDKASLMKKLGKREMDIALQEPLATVPPELADWDLSLQNDGKTLRYVFDAQADHTGIPSLLRKLNELGIGFKDLETSKSSLEDIFVDLVGERA; encoded by the coding sequence ATGACCGAAACCATCCTGTCCGTCGCGGGCGTGACCAAGACGTACAAGAGCGGCACGACCGCGCTGCATCCCGTCGATCTGGATATCAGACGCGGCGAGATCTTCGCGCTGCTCGGGCCCAACGGTGCGGGCAAGACCACGCTGATCAGCATCATCTGCGGCATCGTCACGCCGTCCGCCGGCACGATCACCGTCGCGGGACACGACGCGATCCATGACTTCAAGCAGGCGCGGCGGCGGATCGGACTGGTGCCGCAGGAACTCAACGTCGACATGTTCGAGACCGTGCTGGCGACCGTCACGTTCAGCCGCCGGCTGTTCGGACGGTCGGGACACAGCGCGTACATCGAACAGGTGCTGCGCGACCTGTCGCTCTGGGACAAGCGCGACGCCAAGATCATGGCGCTGTCGGGGGGCATGAAGCGCCGCGTGCTGATCGCCAAGGCGCTGGCGCACGAACCCGAGATCCTGTTCCTCGACGAACCCACGGCCGGCGTCGACGTCGCGCTGCGCCGCGACATGTGGAAGCTGGTCCACCGGCTGCGCGAAGGCGGCACGACGATCATCCTGACCACGCATTACATCGAGGAGGCCGAGGAGATGGCCGACCGTGTCGGCGTGATCGACAAGGGCCGCCTGCTGCTCGTCGACGACAAGGCGTCGCTGATGAAGAAGCTCGGCAAGCGCGAGATGGACATCGCGTTGCAGGAGCCGCTCGCGACGGTTCCGCCCGAGTTGGCGGACTGGGACCTGTCGCTGCAGAATGACGGCAAGACGCTGCGCTACGTGTTCGACGCGCAGGCGGACCATACGGGTATCCCCTCGCTGCTCCGGAAACTGAACGAGCTCGGGATCGGCTTCAAGGATCTCGAGACCAGCAAGTCGAGCCTCGAGGACATCTTCGTCGACCTGGTTGGAGAGCGCGCATGA
- a CDS encoding ABC-F family ATP-binding cassette domain-containing protein: MAAPILAFEDLGIIQGSGWLFRHLDIHIGPRDRLALIGRNGAGKTTLLKLLGGSVQGDEGRRTIVPGTRVVVLEQEPDLRGFATLADYVMAGDDAPLSYEADAIADQLGIDLTREAASASGGERRRAAIVRALAQDPDVLLLDEPTNHLDIGAIEWIEDWLKRFRGAFVVISHDRTFLTRLTKQTLWLDRGAIRRAEIGFGGFDAWTEAVYADEQRNAERLDAKLKLEEHWLLRGVTGRRKRNQGRLTKLHEMRAERAAMLGPQGSANLVTGTDDARSKVVIDAKGVSKGYGLRTIIDDLTLRVTRGDRIGIVGRNGAGKSTLLKLLTGEIEPDSGSIKLAKTLDAVVIDQQRSLMAPEKTVREVVADGGDWIDVLGVRKHIHGYLKDFLFDPNMVDAKVGSLSGGERSRLLLAREFARKSNLLVLDEPTNDLDLETLDLLQEVIGDYDGTVLIVSHDRDFLDRTVTITLGLDGSGTVDVVAGGYEDWEKRRKPQTSGKRASTKVAPTAPAAPKVKLTYKDQRDFDQLPARIEALDAQIARDETALAKPDLYTRDHATFAKLTKAIEAARAEKDAAELRWMELAEMVEGLG; this comes from the coding sequence ATGGCAGCACCGATACTCGCATTCGAAGACCTCGGCATCATCCAGGGGTCGGGGTGGCTTTTTCGTCACCTCGACATCCATATCGGGCCGCGCGACCGGCTCGCGCTGATCGGCCGCAACGGCGCAGGCAAGACGACCCTGCTCAAGCTGCTCGGCGGGTCGGTCCAGGGTGACGAGGGGCGGCGGACGATCGTGCCGGGCACGCGCGTCGTCGTGCTCGAGCAGGAACCCGACCTGCGCGGGTTCGCGACGCTCGCCGACTATGTGATGGCGGGCGACGATGCGCCCTTGTCCTACGAGGCGGATGCGATCGCCGACCAGCTCGGGATCGACCTGACGCGCGAGGCGGCGTCGGCGTCCGGCGGCGAGCGGCGGCGCGCGGCGATCGTCCGCGCGCTGGCGCAGGACCCCGACGTGCTGCTGCTCGACGAGCCGACCAACCATCTCGACATCGGCGCGATCGAATGGATCGAGGATTGGCTCAAGCGGTTCCGCGGCGCGTTCGTGGTGATCTCGCATGATCGTACCTTCCTGACGCGGCTGACCAAGCAGACGCTGTGGCTCGATCGCGGGGCGATCCGGCGCGCGGAGATCGGTTTCGGCGGGTTCGATGCGTGGACCGAGGCGGTCTATGCCGACGAGCAGCGCAACGCCGAGCGGCTCGACGCGAAGCTGAAGCTCGAGGAGCATTGGCTGCTGCGCGGCGTGACCGGGCGGCGCAAGCGCAACCAGGGGCGCCTCACCAAGCTGCACGAGATGCGCGCCGAACGCGCGGCGATGCTGGGGCCGCAGGGCTCGGCGAACCTCGTCACCGGGACCGACGACGCGCGCTCGAAGGTGGTGATCGACGCGAAGGGCGTGTCCAAGGGCTATGGCCTGCGCACGATCATCGACGACCTGACGCTGCGCGTGACGCGCGGCGACCGGATCGGGATCGTCGGCCGCAACGGCGCGGGCAAGTCGACTCTTCTCAAGCTGCTGACGGGCGAGATCGAACCGGATTCGGGATCGATCAAGCTGGCCAAGACGCTGGACGCGGTGGTGATCGACCAGCAGCGCAGCCTGATGGCGCCCGAGAAGACGGTGCGCGAAGTCGTCGCCGATGGCGGCGACTGGATCGACGTGCTGGGGGTGCGCAAGCACATCCACGGATACCTGAAGGACTTCCTGTTCGACCCCAACATGGTCGATGCGAAGGTCGGGTCGCTTTCGGGCGGCGAGCGCTCGCGTCTCCTGCTGGCGCGCGAGTTTGCGCGGAAATCGAACCTGCTCGTGCTCGACGAGCCGACCAACGACCTCGATCTCGAGACGCTCGACCTGCTGCAGGAGGTGATCGGCGATTACGACGGCACCGTGCTGATCGTCAGCCACGACCGCGACTTCCTAGACCGCACCGTGACGATCACGCTGGGGCTAGACGGCTCGGGGACGGTCGACGTCGTCGCCGGCGGTTACGAGGACTGGGAAAAGCGCCGCAAGCCGCAGACCAGCGGCAAGCGCGCCTCGACCAAGGTCGCACCGACCGCGCCCGCAGCACCCAAGGTCAAGCTGACCTACAAGGACCAGCGCGACTTCGACCAGCTGCCCGCACGGATCGAGGCACTCGACGCGCAGATCGCCCGCGACGAGACCGCGCTGGCGAAGCCCGATCTCTATACCCGCGACCATGCGACGTTCGCGAAGCTGACCAAGGCGATCGAGGCGGCGCGGGCGGAGAAGGACGCGGCGGAGCTGCGGTGGATGGAGCTGGCGGAGATGGTCGAGGGGCTGGGATAA
- a CDS encoding ATP-binding protein, whose product MILIAAVWIIVLLSGGGFALDRVLSSAVTRNFDDQLEYVLRSLLNSSEIGPEGEVIFTREAADQRFVEPGSGLYWQVSGKGREDFPSRSLWDRRLAHGGGHDDRNVHVYNSTQFPDEKLRVVERDVMLPGSPVHWRFQVAQSRDGLDAQITVLRRTLVRSFALLAVGLIVLAALQTFYGLWPLRRVREEIARMRAGQSTRVSSAMPVEVAPMVEELNALIEHNERQAEEARRHAGNLAHALKTPLTVIMNAATAQSEDLADTVIREARTMRRQVDHHLARARAVGRRGSAHSRADVWPSLESVERAVGRLYRHIRLDVTGPRGLQVHVERQDLDEMLGNLIENAAKYGGGSVFVTVGAQAGFVEFLIEDDGVGIPEEQRVRIFDRGVRLDTGKPGTGLGLAIVRDVAEIYEGTVSLEESEDLGGLLVRLRLPAAN is encoded by the coding sequence ATGATCCTGATCGCGGCGGTGTGGATCATCGTCCTGCTGTCGGGCGGCGGCTTCGCGCTCGATCGCGTGCTGTCGTCCGCGGTGACGCGCAACTTCGACGACCAGCTCGAATATGTACTGCGCTCGCTGCTCAACTCGTCCGAGATCGGCCCCGAGGGCGAGGTGATCTTCACCCGCGAAGCCGCCGACCAGCGCTTCGTCGAACCGGGGTCCGGGCTCTATTGGCAGGTATCGGGCAAGGGGCGCGAGGATTTCCCGTCGCGCTCGCTCTGGGACCGTCGGCTTGCCCATGGTGGCGGGCACGACGACCGCAACGTCCATGTCTACAACAGCACGCAGTTCCCGGACGAGAAGCTGCGCGTCGTCGAGCGCGACGTGATGCTGCCGGGCTCGCCGGTCCATTGGCGGTTCCAGGTCGCGCAGAGCCGCGACGGGCTCGACGCGCAGATCACCGTGCTGCGCCGGACGCTGGTCCGCAGCTTCGCACTGCTCGCGGTCGGGTTGATCGTGCTCGCCGCGCTGCAGACCTTCTACGGCCTGTGGCCGCTGCGCCGCGTCCGCGAGGAGATCGCGCGGATGCGCGCCGGCCAGTCGACGCGGGTGTCGAGCGCGATGCCCGTCGAGGTCGCGCCGATGGTCGAGGAGCTGAACGCGCTGATCGAACATAACGAGCGCCAGGCGGAGGAAGCGCGGCGCCACGCCGGCAACCTCGCGCACGCGCTCAAGACCCCGCTTACCGTCATCATGAACGCCGCCACCGCGCAGAGCGAGGATCTGGCCGACACCGTGATCCGCGAGGCCCGGACGATGCGGCGCCAGGTCGACCATCATCTCGCGCGCGCCCGCGCGGTCGGCCGGCGCGGCTCCGCGCACAGCCGCGCCGATGTCTGGCCCAGCCTCGAATCGGTCGAGCGCGCGGTGGGGCGTCTCTACCGCCACATCCGCCTCGACGTGACCGGGCCACGGGGCCTGCAGGTCCATGTCGAGCGCCAGGATCTCGACGAGATGCTCGGCAACCTGATCGAGAACGCGGCCAAGTACGGCGGCGGCAGCGTGTTCGTCACGGTCGGCGCGCAGGCGGGCTTCGTCGAGTTCCTGATCGAGGACGACGGCGTCGGCATCCCCGAGGAACAGCGCGTCCGCATCTTCGATCGCGGTGTGAGGCTCGATACCGGCAAGCCGGGGACCGGCCTCGGCCTCGCGATCGTGCGCGACGTCGCCGAGATCTACGAGGGCACGGTGAGTCTCGAGGAGAGCGAAGATTTGGGCGGGTTGCTGGTTCGCCTCAGACTCCCCGCAGCGAATTAG
- the glpX gene encoding class II fructose-bisphosphatase: protein MTAAPSQVLDRVLVLEMVRVTEAAAIAASVLTGRGDEKAADAAAVDAMRTALNELYMDGTVVIGEGERDEAPMLYIGEKVGSAIGTGPKIDIALDPLEGTTICATAGPNSLAVLAIADEGGLLNAPDVYMDKIAVGPGYPEGIIDLDKTPTENITAVAAAKGVAPRDIIVCVLDRPRHEALIAELRSIGCGVMLIGDGDVAGVIATTNPDTTIDVYMGSGGAPEGVLACAALRCVGGQFKGRLLFRNDDERARAAKWGVTDLDKQYDLSELAKGDCIFAATGVTDGSLLAGVKRKGGKIMTTESVVMRASSGTVRWVKGEHRIG from the coding sequence ATGACTGCAGCTCCAAGCCAGGTCCTCGACCGAGTCCTCGTCCTCGAAATGGTCCGCGTGACCGAAGCGGCCGCGATCGCCGCCTCCGTGCTCACCGGCCGCGGCGACGAGAAGGCGGCCGATGCCGCTGCGGTCGACGCGATGCGCACCGCGCTCAACGAACTCTACATGGACGGCACGGTGGTGATCGGCGAGGGCGAGCGCGACGAGGCGCCGATGCTCTATATCGGAGAGAAGGTGGGTTCCGCGATCGGCACCGGTCCGAAGATCGACATCGCGCTCGACCCGCTCGAGGGTACGACGATCTGCGCGACCGCGGGGCCGAACAGCCTGGCCGTGCTGGCGATCGCCGACGAGGGCGGCCTGCTCAACGCGCCCGACGTCTACATGGACAAGATCGCCGTCGGCCCGGGCTATCCCGAGGGCATCATCGACCTCGACAAGACCCCGACCGAGAACATCACCGCGGTCGCCGCGGCCAAGGGCGTCGCGCCGCGCGACATCATCGTCTGCGTGCTCGATCGCCCGCGCCACGAGGCGCTGATCGCCGAGCTGCGCTCGATCGGCTGCGGCGTGATGCTGATCGGCGACGGCGACGTCGCGGGCGTGATCGCGACGACCAACCCCGACACCACGATCGACGTTTACATGGGCTCGGGCGGCGCACCCGAGGGCGTGCTCGCCTGCGCGGCGCTGCGCTGCGTCGGTGGCCAGTTCAAGGGCCGCCTGTTGTTCCGCAACGACGACGAGCGCGCGCGCGCCGCCAAGTGGGGCGTGACCGATCTCGACAAGCAGTACGACCTGTCCGAGCTCGCCAAGGGCGACTGCATCTTCGCGGCAACCGGCGTCACCGACGGCTCGCTGCTCGCCGGCGTCAAGCGCAAGGGCGGCAAGATCATGACCACCGAGAGCGTCGTGATGCGCGCCTCGTCGGGCACGGTCCGCTGGGTCAAGGGCGAGCACCGCATCGGGTGA
- a CDS encoding response regulator transcription factor, protein MRVLIVEDEPNLGAQLKNTLEGAGYAIDLAVDGEEGHFLGSTENYDAVVLDLGLPEIDGLTVLDRWRKEGKVMPVLVLTARDSWSDKVAGLDAGADDYVAKPFQSEELIARLRALIRRASGNASSELTAGDIRLDTRSGKVTRAGEPVKLTAQEYKLLSYLLHHKGKVVSRTELIEHIYDQDFDRDSNTIEVFVTRIRKKLGQDVITTIRGLGYSLEDPDA, encoded by the coding sequence ATGCGCGTTCTGATCGTAGAGGACGAGCCGAATCTCGGCGCACAGCTCAAGAACACGCTGGAAGGCGCAGGCTATGCGATCGACCTCGCGGTCGACGGCGAAGAGGGCCATTTCCTCGGCAGCACCGAGAATTACGACGCCGTCGTGCTCGACCTCGGCCTGCCCGAGATCGACGGGCTGACCGTGCTCGACCGCTGGCGCAAGGAGGGCAAGGTGATGCCCGTCCTCGTCCTCACCGCGCGCGACAGCTGGTCGGACAAGGTCGCCGGGCTCGACGCGGGTGCCGACGATTACGTCGCCAAGCCGTTCCAGAGCGAGGAACTGATCGCCCGCCTGCGCGCGCTGATCCGCCGCGCGAGCGGCAACGCCTCGTCCGAACTGACCGCAGGCGACATCCGCCTCGACACGCGCAGCGGCAAGGTCACGCGCGCCGGCGAGCCGGTCAAGCTGACCGCGCAGGAATACAAGCTGCTCAGCTACCTGCTCCACCACAAGGGCAAGGTCGTCAGCCGCACCGAACTGATCGAGCATATCTACGACCAGGATTTCGACCGCGATTCGAACACCATCGAGGTGTTCGTGACGCGCATCCGCAAGAAGCTCGGCCAGGACGTGATCACCACGATCCGCGGGCTCGGCTACAGCCTCGAAGATCCCGACGCGTAA